From a single Fulvivirga ulvae genomic region:
- a CDS encoding pinensin family lanthipeptide, which translates to MKKKFNLNDLKVKSFVTSMENGEEHTVKGGGTLVIGCTGVIACGGTLPPLTNNTTCCLDTKVEAICKGWHTMPYWDGCGSINPGF; encoded by the coding sequence ATGAAAAAGAAGTTTAACCTAAACGATCTGAAAGTAAAAAGCTTCGTTACTTCGATGGAGAATGGCGAAGAGCATACAGTTAAAGGCGGAGGAACCCTGGTAATAGGCTGTACTGGAGTGATTGCCTGCGGAGGCACTTTACCACCACTTACCAACAACACAACGTGCTGCCTTGACACCAAGGTGGAGGCCATATGCAAGGGCTGGCATACTATGCCTTATTGGGATGGCTGTGGCAGCATCAACCCTGGTTTCTGA
- a CDS encoding CAP domain-containing protein, with protein MKKIIIRFSYMLLISITLLSCDEDVESPPLAVESQIIDLVNEHRKTIGKPELEMLSYISYECRVHSKNMAQGAVSFGHDGFGERVERIKSNTGGGGASGENVAYGYNSAKQVMEGWLNSSGHRANIEGNFSHIGIGAYQHNNGPVYYTQIFIKK; from the coding sequence ATGAAAAAGATAATCATACGCTTCAGCTATATGTTGCTGATCTCCATAACTTTACTTTCCTGCGATGAAGATGTTGAAAGCCCACCGCTGGCGGTAGAAAGTCAAATAATAGATTTGGTTAACGAACACCGAAAAACCATTGGAAAGCCTGAACTTGAAATGCTCAGTTACATCTCATATGAGTGTCGTGTACACAGCAAAAACATGGCGCAGGGGGCAGTTTCTTTTGGACATGATGGCTTTGGGGAGCGGGTAGAACGAATTAAGAGCAATACTGGTGGTGGCGGAGCAAGTGGTGAAAATGTGGCTTATGGCTATAATTCAGCCAAGCAGGTGATGGAAGGCTGGCTCAACAGCTCCGGCCATAGGGCAAATATTGAAGGTAACTTCTCACACATAGGTATTGGGGCATACCAGCATAACAATGGCCCGGTCTACTACACGCAAATTTTTATAAAGAAGTAA
- a CDS encoding CPXCG motif-containing cysteine-rich protein, whose product MLTLEYYFTCPYCGEQISMLLDISVPHQDYIEDCEVCCNPIRIMFDTEGENLISFTAESIEQ is encoded by the coding sequence ATGCTTACTTTGGAGTATTATTTTACATGTCCCTATTGTGGGGAACAGATTTCGATGCTACTCGATATCTCTGTTCCTCATCAGGATTATATTGAAGATTGCGAAGTGTGCTGTAATCCAATAAGAATAATGTTCGATACGGAAGGAGAAAACCTTATTTCTTTTACAGCCGAATCTATTGAACAATAA
- a CDS encoding porin family protein has product MRKFLLLIIFMFVASTGFSQFKLGFKFSPTISTNRIDSKSDTVSLSTDGAGLRFVAGPIADFQLTENYFVSTGLLLVSKRAGLKAKQPLGTEVEEYSLQYIQIPVTLKLFTNEVALDKRIYFQMGATMEVNVKDDPKKDRYYYVEDFKLFDSSLLIGVGLEYKVGVNTIVFGGFSYSRGLLNTVGDHVRLDDDITLKNDYLALDLGIKF; this is encoded by the coding sequence ATGAGAAAATTTCTGTTACTGATCATATTCATGTTTGTTGCTTCCACTGGCTTTTCCCAGTTTAAGCTTGGCTTCAAATTTAGCCCAACTATTTCAACAAACAGAATAGATTCCAAATCAGATACAGTTTCATTGAGTACCGATGGGGCTGGCCTACGCTTTGTGGCGGGTCCTATAGCCGATTTTCAGCTTACCGAGAATTATTTTGTAAGTACGGGATTGTTGTTGGTCTCCAAAAGAGCAGGCCTAAAAGCAAAGCAGCCATTGGGTACAGAGGTTGAGGAGTATTCGCTGCAATACATTCAAATACCTGTTACACTGAAGCTTTTTACCAATGAAGTGGCCCTGGATAAGAGAATATATTTCCAGATGGGTGCTACTATGGAGGTAAATGTAAAAGATGATCCAAAAAAGGACCGGTACTATTATGTAGAGGACTTTAAGCTTTTTGATTCGTCATTACTGATTGGCGTTGGCCTTGAATACAAAGTAGGGGTGAATACCATTGTATTTGGTGGCTTTTCTTACAGTAGGGGCTTGCTGAACACTGTAGGTGACCATGTAAGGCTGGATGATGACATCACATTGAAGAATGATTACCTTGCCCTGGACCTGGGCATTAAATTTTGA
- the gldB gene encoding gliding motility lipoprotein GldB: MKKSLCLLLIPAFFILYLSSCGNNSNECVYQPDISDIKINIEIERLEGDLLSVESKTELRVFLKDNPVVTEIFLKRNQYPDDSIMMEALFKRFKNPHIDTLKSEIDRVFGDLSALKADITTAFTNLKYYYPDFEAPKIQTVATGLDHDLFVSDSLIIIGLDYYLGDSAKYRPLGLYSYMLERYRPQYITPSIMLLYGISPMFNKTDVSDKTILADMIGYGKSFYFAKHMMPCTPDSVLIWYSNEEIEGAKENQDIIWAHFLENQLLYETNHMVKKKYIDERPKTFEIGEKAPGRIATWLGWQIVRQYMEENEGITMQGLMQEPNARKIFDDSGYRPERR; this comes from the coding sequence ATGAAAAAAAGCCTTTGTCTATTATTAATACCTGCATTTTTCATCCTATACCTGTCATCGTGTGGTAATAACAGTAACGAATGCGTCTACCAACCTGATATAAGTGACATAAAAATAAACATAGAAATAGAGCGGCTGGAAGGTGATCTTCTAAGTGTGGAAAGCAAAACAGAGCTCAGGGTTTTTTTAAAGGATAATCCGGTTGTAACGGAGATTTTTCTTAAAAGAAACCAGTACCCGGATGACTCAATAATGATGGAAGCGCTATTTAAAAGATTTAAAAATCCGCATATAGATACTTTGAAAAGCGAAATAGACAGGGTATTTGGTGATTTAAGTGCCCTGAAGGCGGATATCACAACGGCATTCACCAACTTAAAATATTACTACCCTGATTTTGAGGCTCCTAAAATACAAACCGTTGCCACAGGGCTGGATCACGATCTTTTTGTTTCGGATTCACTGATCATTATTGGCCTTGATTATTACCTTGGCGACAGTGCAAAATACAGACCACTGGGCCTCTACAGCTATATGCTGGAAAGGTACAGGCCTCAATATATTACCCCATCCATCATGCTACTCTATGGGATATCACCGATGTTCAACAAAACGGATGTTTCTGACAAAACCATACTTGCAGATATGATAGGCTATGGCAAGTCTTTCTATTTTGCGAAACACATGATGCCATGCACGCCAGACAGTGTGCTGATTTGGTATTCCAATGAAGAAATTGAAGGAGCAAAGGAAAATCAGGACATTATCTGGGCGCATTTTCTTGAAAATCAGCTGCTTTACGAAACCAATCACATGGTCAAAAAGAAATATATAGACGAGCGACCCAAAACCTTTGAAATTGGGGAGAAGGCTCCGGGGCGGATCGCAACCTGGCTAGGGTGGCAGATCGTTAGACAGTATATGGAAGAAAATGAAGGCATAACGATGCAGGGACTAATGCAGGAGCCTAACGCCAGAAAAATCTTTGACGATTCCGGCTACCGGCCTGAGCGGAGATAA
- a CDS encoding ABC transporter ATP-binding protein yields the protein MSKSKVTIAHVFKTIVWPRRKHVLIGLVLIVISRLAGLILPGASKYLMDEVIPNNDMQMLKMLLLAVAGAVLIQAVTSFALTQILSVEAQNLIAKLRAKVQRHIIKLPIRFFDNTKTGELVSRIMTDVEGVRNIVGTGLAQLFGGILTSAICLVLLISISPMMTLYVLVPVAIFGVISLKAFGYIRPIFRERGVINAEVTGRLTETLGGVRVIKGFNAEEQEIKTFEAGVNKLFLNVKKSLTSTSLVTSSATFLLGLASTGIMGIGGYMIMNNDLSFGDFLAFTLYLGFMIAPIVQMSNIGSQLTEAFAGLDRTEEILNTPLEDDEVSRTERVDHIKGEIVFNNVSFAYEEGKEVISNINFKAPSGSVTALVGTSGSGKTTIAGLAASFLTPLGGMVTVDGVDLSKVKLESFRSQLGVVLQNDFLFEGSIRDNILFPRPNATEDQLLNAVKAAHVDEFTDRFEHGLDTLIGERGVKLSGGQQQRIAIARAILADPRVLILDEATSNLDMESEAYIQESLKDLMQGRTTFVIAHRLSTIRQADQILVIEKGEIVEQGKHDELIAKEGRYHQLYTYQARI from the coding sequence ATGAGCAAATCGAAAGTTACCATAGCCCACGTTTTTAAAACTATCGTGTGGCCACGAAGAAAGCATGTACTTATCGGCCTGGTCCTGATTGTAATCAGCAGGCTGGCAGGGCTTATTTTGCCTGGGGCCAGTAAATACCTTATGGATGAGGTTATTCCCAATAATGATATGCAAATGCTGAAAATGCTCCTTTTGGCTGTTGCGGGAGCGGTACTCATACAGGCTGTTACCTCCTTTGCATTGACCCAAATATTGAGTGTAGAGGCACAAAATCTGATTGCAAAGCTCAGGGCCAAGGTTCAGCGGCATATTATTAAACTGCCTATTCGATTTTTTGACAATACCAAGACCGGAGAGTTGGTATCTCGTATAATGACCGATGTAGAGGGCGTAAGGAATATTGTGGGGACAGGTCTTGCCCAGCTGTTTGGTGGAATCCTTACTTCTGCTATATGCCTGGTTTTGCTAATTAGTATCAGCCCCATGATGACGTTGTACGTACTGGTACCCGTAGCTATCTTCGGGGTTATTTCCTTGAAAGCTTTTGGCTACATCAGGCCGATCTTCAGAGAGCGGGGAGTAATCAACGCGGAAGTAACAGGTCGATTAACTGAAACGCTTGGAGGTGTTCGCGTAATCAAAGGGTTTAATGCTGAGGAGCAGGAGATAAAAACCTTTGAAGCCGGAGTTAACAAACTTTTTCTGAATGTTAAAAAAAGTCTTACCTCTACCAGTCTTGTGACCAGCTCGGCCACATTTTTACTGGGTCTCGCTTCCACCGGTATTATGGGTATTGGCGGATACATGATCATGAATAATGATCTTTCTTTTGGAGATTTTCTGGCCTTTACATTATATCTCGGTTTTATGATCGCCCCTATTGTGCAGATGAGCAATATAGGAAGCCAGCTCACCGAAGCTTTTGCCGGGCTTGATCGAACTGAAGAGATCCTGAACACTCCACTTGAAGATGATGAAGTTTCTCGCACCGAGCGGGTTGACCACATAAAGGGAGAGATTGTTTTTAACAACGTGTCCTTTGCTTATGAAGAGGGCAAGGAGGTGATCAGCAATATAAATTTTAAAGCCCCGTCTGGTTCAGTGACTGCCCTTGTAGGTACATCAGGCTCTGGTAAAACCACTATTGCCGGATTGGCTGCATCCTTTCTTACACCTTTGGGAGGTATGGTTACTGTAGATGGTGTTGATTTAAGTAAGGTTAAACTGGAGAGTTTTAGAAGCCAGTTGGGAGTGGTTTTGCAAAACGATTTTTTATTTGAAGGCTCGATTCGTGATAATATCCTTTTTCCCCGTCCGAATGCAACCGAAGATCAATTGTTAAATGCCGTAAAGGCCGCTCACGTTGATGAGTTTACGGATAGATTTGAGCATGGATTGGATACCCTTATTGGTGAACGGGGTGTAAAGCTCTCCGGCGGCCAGCAACAGCGCATTGCCATTGCACGGGCTATATTGGCAGACCCAAGGGTACTGATACTTGACGAAGCAACATCAAACCTTGATATGGAAAGTGAGGCTTACATACAGGAAAGTTTAAAAGACCTGATGCAGGGCCGCACCACCTTTGTGATTGCCCACCGACTGAGCACCATCAGACAGGCGGACCAAATACTTGTTATTGAAAAAGGTGAGATAGTAGAACAAGGTAAGCACGATGAGTTGATCGCCAAAGAGGGCAGATACCATCAACTTTATACCTATCAGGCAAGGATCTAA
- a CDS encoding (2Fe-2S) ferredoxin domain-containing protein, protein MENSKSRKYIFVCTAKDCKKNGSKKLEKQLTGKIKDSSLKSSVEVIKTKCMGHCKKGPNVIANNCLYHKVKENDLDGLLANSRLTDAFSGT, encoded by the coding sequence ATGGAAAATTCAAAATCAAGAAAATATATATTCGTTTGCACTGCCAAAGACTGCAAAAAGAACGGAAGCAAGAAACTTGAAAAGCAACTAACAGGGAAGATTAAGGACAGCAGCTTGAAGTCATCTGTGGAAGTAATAAAAACAAAGTGTATGGGCCATTGCAAGAAAGGCCCAAACGTGATTGCCAATAACTGCCTTTATCATAAGGTAAAAGAAAACGACCTTGACGGGCTACTTGCCAATAGCAGGTTAACCGACGCTTTCAGCGGTACATGA
- a CDS encoding YkgJ family cysteine cluster protein, whose translation MSIYRKVQAIERVFASLEREVATFQDATGMKCLSGCGLCCKKPDIAATPLEFLPLAYQLYKDGQAYKWFEELRSEPEVSICKAFRPFVSEGDRGFCGQYKDRGLICRLFGYSAMLDKQGIPQLVTCKTIKTEFPDAHSVAVKHIAEKQPVPVMRNFYFQLRAIDADLGQTLMPINKAIEEAIKVVLSYYSYRQRRGA comes from the coding sequence ATGTCGATCTATCGTAAAGTTCAGGCTATCGAACGGGTGTTCGCGAGCCTGGAGAGGGAGGTGGCTACCTTTCAGGATGCCACAGGAATGAAATGTCTGAGTGGGTGTGGTTTATGTTGTAAAAAACCTGATATAGCCGCAACTCCGTTAGAATTCCTTCCATTGGCCTACCAGTTGTACAAAGACGGTCAGGCTTATAAGTGGTTTGAAGAGTTACGCTCCGAACCGGAAGTATCTATTTGTAAAGCTTTCCGTCCGTTTGTGAGTGAAGGGGACAGGGGCTTTTGCGGGCAGTATAAAGACCGGGGACTCATCTGCAGGCTTTTTGGTTACTCTGCCATGCTTGATAAACAGGGAATCCCACAGCTTGTTACCTGCAAAACCATTAAAACAGAATTTCCCGACGCACATTCAGTTGCAGTAAAGCATATAGCCGAAAAGCAACCTGTGCCTGTTATGCGCAACTTTTATTTTCAGCTTCGTGCGATTGATGCGGACCTGGGCCAGACCTTAATGCCCATCAATAAAGCGATAGAAGAAGCTATAAAAGTGGTATTAAGCTATTATTCGTACAGGCAACGCAGGGGAGCATAG
- a CDS encoding type III pantothenate kinase, translated as MLLAADIGNTNVVFGLYSEGQWQEVWRIDTKDEAQGKLYHSLNKHVKEPGEIKDIVISSVVPFFTPILTKQLQQKFGVTPYIIGPQSYPHLPLEILRPEQIGTDLVADATAAYHKFNGDCMVVDFGTALTFIIIANKKIKGVNIAPGLKTAMKALAGNAVKLQEIPLKLPDSVIGTDTTTAIQSGILWGYVGLVEKMIERIEKELSTELKVVATGGLSKVLEPLHDQFDAVEPNLTLDGMRLIYEAIR; from the coding sequence ATGTTATTAGCAGCAGATATAGGAAACACCAATGTTGTTTTTGGCCTTTATAGTGAAGGGCAATGGCAAGAAGTATGGAGAATTGATACTAAGGATGAGGCCCAGGGCAAACTCTATCATTCCTTAAACAAGCACGTAAAAGAACCCGGAGAGATAAAGGACATTGTTATCAGCAGCGTGGTGCCGTTCTTCACCCCAATACTTACCAAGCAGTTGCAGCAAAAGTTTGGTGTCACTCCTTACATCATTGGCCCACAAAGTTATCCACATCTGCCGCTGGAGATCCTTCGGCCAGAACAAATAGGAACTGACCTGGTTGCAGATGCTACAGCGGCTTACCACAAGTTCAATGGTGACTGCATGGTAGTGGATTTTGGTACGGCCCTGACCTTTATCATTATTGCTAATAAAAAAATAAAGGGAGTTAACATTGCTCCCGGCCTGAAAACGGCCATGAAAGCCCTGGCTGGCAATGCCGTTAAACTACAGGAGATCCCGCTGAAATTACCGGATTCCGTAATTGGTACAGACACTACAACAGCAATACAATCGGGCATACTTTGGGGCTATGTAGGCTTGGTTGAGAAAATGATTGAGCGTATAGAGAAGGAGTTATCCACAGAGCTAAAAGTTGTGGCTACAGGGGGCTTATCAAAAGTATTGGAGCCTTTGCATGATCAGTTCGATGCTGTGGAGCCTAACCTTACCCTGGACGGTATGAGACTCATTTATGAAGCCATAAGATAG
- a CDS encoding M61 family metallopeptidase, whose product MRALFFLVFLVISGSFSIAQTHNVYEISFDNAVHHEATIKAKFSGLENKVLELRMSRTSPGRYALHEFAKNVYNVKATDSKGKSLLVTRPNPYQWNVSGHDGTVVVTYTLYGNRGDGTYTQIDETHAHLNIPATFMYAPRLALRPIKVTFKVREDLNWKVATQLKHLEKNTYYAPDLHYFMDSPTEISNYSLREFTETSNGKTYTIRFVLHHKGSDADLDTYVAKVKKIVEQEKAVFGELPDFDFGTYTFLACYLANVSGDGMEHRNSTILTDVEGLAEGGMENNIGTVSHEYFHAWNVERIRPLPLEPFDYTAANMSGELWFAEGFTSYYTNLILCRAGIITPEAYVEGLSGTLNYVWNSPALKYFNPIEMSYQAPFVDAARSVDPVNWTNTFVSYYSYGSVLGLALDLSLRNYKKDLTLDGYMQLVWKKYGKTEIPYTVKDLENTLAEYAGEDFATNFFTKYIYQSNMPEYQSLLSTVGVNFEKAKPGSSYLGAYVRLEEGKTIVVSNPHQGSPLYKAGIENGDRIVSIGDYIMSDTTNISDVLVELGVNNTVTVVYERNDEKKETIMEMESDPAYKTTLLELQDKKLSKAQKESRERWLGKK is encoded by the coding sequence ATGCGAGCGCTATTCTTCCTGGTTTTCCTTGTAATTTCTGGTAGCTTCTCTATCGCCCAGACCCACAACGTTTATGAGATCTCTTTTGATAATGCCGTTCATCACGAAGCTACCATAAAAGCCAAGTTTAGCGGATTGGAAAATAAAGTGCTTGAGCTGCGAATGAGTCGTACCTCTCCGGGAAGGTATGCTCTCCATGAGTTTGCCAAAAACGTGTATAACGTAAAAGCCACTGACAGCAAAGGAAAAAGCCTGCTCGTAACCAGGCCAAACCCGTATCAGTGGAATGTTTCCGGGCATGATGGCACTGTTGTAGTCACTTACACCCTTTACGGAAACAGGGGAGATGGTACTTATACACAAATAGATGAAACCCATGCCCACCTCAATATTCCGGCTACTTTTATGTATGCACCACGCCTGGCGCTAAGACCCATAAAAGTAACGTTCAAAGTACGCGAAGACCTGAACTGGAAAGTGGCAACGCAACTTAAGCATCTTGAAAAAAATACTTACTATGCTCCTGATTTGCATTATTTCATGGATAGCCCTACAGAAATAAGCAATTACTCCCTACGCGAATTTACAGAAACATCAAACGGCAAAACGTATACCATTCGTTTTGTTTTACATCATAAAGGGAGTGATGCGGACCTTGATACTTATGTGGCCAAGGTAAAAAAGATTGTGGAGCAGGAAAAAGCTGTATTTGGGGAGCTTCCTGATTTTGATTTTGGCACCTATACTTTTCTGGCGTGCTATCTTGCCAATGTTTCCGGTGACGGCATGGAGCATAGAAACTCAACCATTTTAACTGATGTGGAAGGACTGGCAGAAGGAGGAATGGAAAACAACATCGGTACAGTATCGCATGAGTATTTTCATGCCTGGAATGTGGAGCGGATAAGGCCTCTGCCTCTTGAACCTTTCGATTATACAGCAGCCAATATGTCTGGCGAGCTTTGGTTTGCAGAAGGTTTTACCAGCTACTACACCAACCTGATCCTATGCAGGGCCGGCATCATTACTCCCGAGGCTTATGTGGAGGGCTTGTCCGGCACACTGAATTATGTCTGGAATTCTCCCGCTCTAAAATATTTTAATCCTATTGAAATGAGCTATCAGGCGCCGTTTGTAGATGCTGCCCGCTCAGTTGATCCTGTTAACTGGACAAACACCTTTGTTTCCTATTATTCGTATGGCAGTGTACTTGGCCTGGCACTCGACCTCTCTTTGAGAAACTATAAAAAGGATTTAACGCTCGATGGTTATATGCAATTGGTCTGGAAGAAGTATGGAAAGACCGAAATACCCTATACGGTAAAAGACCTTGAAAATACACTGGCCGAATATGCCGGAGAAGACTTTGCCACGAACTTTTTCACTAAGTACATTTATCAAAGCAATATGCCTGAATACCAGTCACTTTTGAGTACTGTAGGCGTGAACTTTGAAAAAGCCAAACCAGGTTCGTCTTATCTTGGGGCTTATGTAAGATTGGAGGAAGGAAAAACCATTGTAGTAAGCAACCCACATCAGGGAAGCCCACTATATAAAGCCGGTATTGAAAACGGTGACCGAATAGTATCGATTGGCGACTACATCATGTCGGATACTACTAATATTTCGGATGTACTTGTGGAACTTGGGGTAAATAACACTGTAACCGTAGTTTACGAAAGAAATGATGAGAAGAAGGAGACAATTATGGAGATGGAGAGCGACCCCGCTTATAAAACAACCCTTCTGGAGTTACAGGACAAGAAGCTTAGCAAAGCGCAGAAAGAAAGCAGAGAGCGCTGGCTTGGAAAAAAATAA
- a CDS encoding DinB family protein — MTTIKMLLSELEKEAQTTRKMFERVPDEKFQWQPHPKSMTMQKLVAHIAELPGWITTTLTTDELDLAEVPYIAPPVNNTAELMTFFEQKLNEGKNHLEQAQEQQLTENWTLREGNQVYSTETKAEVLRMVYCQIVHHRAQLGVYLRLLDLPIPGSYGPSADDVSF; from the coding sequence ATGACAACGATTAAGATGCTTTTATCAGAGTTGGAGAAAGAAGCCCAAACCACCCGAAAAATGTTTGAAAGAGTGCCTGATGAGAAATTTCAATGGCAGCCCCATCCTAAAAGCATGACTATGCAAAAGCTGGTGGCCCATATTGCCGAGCTTCCGGGGTGGATTACCACCACACTTACTACGGATGAACTGGATTTGGCAGAAGTGCCGTACATAGCACCTCCTGTTAATAACACGGCAGAACTTATGACTTTCTTTGAGCAAAAACTAAATGAGGGTAAAAATCATCTGGAGCAGGCACAAGAACAACAGCTTACCGAAAACTGGACCTTACGGGAAGGAAACCAGGTATACTCCACAGAAACCAAGGCGGAGGTTTTAAGAATGGTGTACTGCCAGATAGTACACCACAGGGCGCAATTGGGTGTATACCTGAGATTGTTGGACCTCCCTATTCCGGGGAGTTACGGACCTAGCGCAGATGATGTGAGCTTTTGA
- a CDS encoding ferritin, translated as MAKQFITSKRSLSEETEKKLNKQILMEGLSSASYLSMASWCDTRGYIKSAQFLYNHSEEERQHMLKLFAYINNAGGHAMQPEITNIKHEFGSLREVFEDILAHEIAVTKSINELVEHCFNSKDFTTFNFLQWFVTEQREEETLARRAVELFDIIGEEGIGLWTIDQEIAKLENNGTETGLESGGGEI; from the coding sequence ATGGCTAAACAATTTATTACTTCAAAGAGGTCGTTAAGTGAAGAAACCGAGAAAAAGCTGAACAAGCAGATTTTGATGGAGGGTCTTTCTTCGGCCAGCTATTTGTCTATGGCATCTTGGTGTGACACACGCGGATACATCAAGTCGGCACAGTTTTTATACAACCATTCCGAGGAAGAAAGGCAGCACATGCTGAAGCTATTTGCCTATATCAACAATGCCGGAGGACATGCAATGCAGCCTGAAATTACCAATATTAAACATGAGTTTGGTTCGCTGAGGGAGGTTTTTGAAGATATATTGGCTCATGAAATAGCAGTAACCAAATCCATTAACGAGCTGGTTGAGCACTGCTTTAACTCCAAAGATTTTACAACCTTTAATTTCCTTCAGTGGTTCGTGACGGAGCAGCGTGAAGAAGAAACCCTGGCTCGCCGTGCTGTAGAACTGTTTGACATCATTGGTGAAGAAGGTATCGGTTTATGGACCATCGATCAGGAAATTGCCAAGTTAGAAAACAATGGAACAGAGACAGGGCTCGAATCCGGAGGAGGAGAAATATAA
- a CDS encoding pyridoxal phosphate-dependent decarboxylase family protein, protein MRDKIKAYEEQAKAIEPDARQRRTLRDAIVNYTEQFLENIHDLEKIPAFRVNDTGIDLTKQPIADEPIDLEKAIGLVAKNVDNEGLNPASGGHFGYIPGGGIYSSSLGDYWADITNRYAGVFFANSGAVRMENHLINWMKEFIGYPQSALGNLASGGSIANLTAIVAARDAAGIRAENISRQVIYLSKQAHHCINKAINIAGLRECQVRHIALDDGFRMDMEALKKAIEADLKEGLNPWLLVGSAGTTDTGAVDPLDSMADIALRHGLWLHVDAAYGGFFMLTEYGKKQFRGIEKSDSVVMDPHKGLFLPYGIGVVIVRHGSTLRNSFAYEASYMQDTVNLADEVSPADVSPELTKPFRGLRMWLPLMIHGLKPFRAALDEKLMLTRYLYLQLRKIPRIALGPEPELTVITFRFVPDDGDACQFNREVARKIHEDGRVFLSTTTIDGIYTLRFAILAFRAHLESIDLALSILKEKYEEVAGQAEFSGRH, encoded by the coding sequence ATGCGAGATAAGATCAAAGCTTACGAAGAGCAGGCCAAAGCTATAGAGCCTGATGCCCGTCAGCGCCGTACGCTGCGTGATGCCATAGTCAATTATACAGAGCAATTTCTGGAAAATATTCATGATCTGGAAAAAATTCCTGCTTTCCGGGTAAATGATACAGGAATAGACCTGACAAAGCAACCCATAGCAGATGAACCTATCGATCTGGAAAAAGCCATAGGCCTTGTAGCCAAAAATGTGGATAACGAAGGTTTAAATCCTGCATCAGGCGGACACTTTGGGTATATCCCTGGTGGTGGAATCTACAGCTCCTCTTTAGGAGACTATTGGGCAGATATTACGAACCGATATGCCGGGGTATTCTTTGCCAACTCTGGCGCAGTACGGATGGAAAACCACCTGATTAACTGGATGAAGGAGTTTATAGGTTATCCACAATCTGCACTGGGTAACTTAGCCTCAGGAGGCAGCATTGCTAACTTGACGGCTATAGTGGCAGCCAGGGATGCAGCCGGTATCCGTGCAGAGAATATCTCCAGACAGGTTATTTATTTGTCAAAACAGGCTCACCATTGCATCAATAAGGCAATAAACATAGCCGGACTAAGGGAGTGCCAGGTACGGCATATTGCCCTTGATGACGGATTCCGTATGGACATGGAGGCCCTGAAAAAAGCTATAGAAGCTGACCTTAAAGAAGGCTTAAACCCTTGGCTGCTGGTTGGCTCAGCAGGAACAACTGATACCGGCGCAGTCGACCCGCTCGATAGCATGGCAGACATAGCACTGCGGCACGGGCTCTGGTTACATGTGGATGCAGCTTATGGCGGATTCTTCATGCTGACTGAGTATGGTAAGAAGCAATTTCGCGGAATAGAAAAGTCCGATTCTGTGGTAATGGATCCTCACAAAGGCCTTTTTCTTCCCTATGGCATAGGTGTAGTGATCGTGAGGCATGGAAGTACGCTTAGAAACAGCTTTGCCTATGAAGCCAGTTATATGCAGGATACCGTCAATTTAGCCGATGAAGTGTCTCCGGCAGATGTATCACCTGAGCTTACGAAGCCCTTCCGAGGACTGCGCATGTGGCTGCCACTAATGATCCATGGGTTAAAGCCTTTCCGTGCGGCGCTTGATGAGAAGCTAATGCTAACGCGATACCTCTATCTGCAGCTACGGAAAATACCCCGGATAGCCTTGGGACCGGAGCCTGAGCTAACAGTGATCACTTTCCGGTTTGTACCGGATGATGGAGATGCCTGCCAATTTAATCGGGAAGTAGCAAGGAAAATTCATGAAGATGGCCGTGTTTTTCTATCAACAACTACCATTGATGGTATCTATACGCTAAGATTTGCAATTCTGGCTTTCAGAGCTCACCTTGAAAGTATTGATCTGGCTTTATCTATTTTGAAAGAAAAGTATGAGGAAGTTGCTGGTCAAGCCGAATTTTCGGGTAGACATTAA